Proteins from a single region of Microtus ochrogaster isolate Prairie Vole_2 linkage group LG5, MicOch1.0, whole genome shotgun sequence:
- the Spaar gene encoding small regulatory polypeptide of amino acid response, with translation MEMAVIGMVAVLFVVTVAITCVLCYFSYDPKTQDPERGPRSSFTVATFHREASLFTGRGLQVRPLPRAQNFSGLSCEAGGP, from the coding sequence ATGGAGATGGCAGTGATCGGAATGGTGGCAGTGCTCTTTGTTGTCACCGTGGCCATCACCTGCGTCCTCTGCTACTTCAGCTACGACCCGAAGACCCAAGACCCAGAGAGAGGGCCCAGGAGCAGCTTCACCGTGGCCACTTTTCACCGGGAAGCCTCGCTCTTCACAGGGCGTGGTCTCCAAGTCCGGCCCCTGCCGAGAGCCCAGAACTTTTCTGGTCTGTCTTGTGAGGCTGGCGGCCCCTAA